The sequence TGTAAGCTTTATGGTGGAGATACTTTTGGATTTCGATTGAGGCACATTGTAGCTATGCTTGGATTCACAGTAGGACAAACACCAATTAACTATCTTAGAGTTCCTATATTCAAAGAAAAGTTTAGAACTCATCATATTCAAGTCATATTAGATACAACCAAAATAGTTACTTGGAAATGACAAGTTCTTTCTATGATGAGTAGGGTTTCATTGGTTCAGTAAGTTGTACAAGAGATGCTTTTCTATAGTCTTAGAATTTATGAATGACCAATCTATCTTCTTAACAAATCAGATTCTTGCATTTGAAGTTTTGTGTGGGCATGTAGCATAGACAGTAGAAAGCTGAGTACTACATCTTGGAAGTTTTTTGCTCACTTTTGTCTAAAGGAGGTCTTGGTTTGAGagatattaatataataaaaaagatgGTTGTTTATATCTTTGTTGGAAGTTATTGACTATCAATAATCAATAACTTATTAATGATCAAAATAGTCTTCAATGTTTATTAGTAGCTACTTCAGGTACAAAAAATTAATGATGCATCATATTTTTTCTTCAATCTGGATTACCATTAAGCATTTCTTTTCCTTTCTAAAGGAACACAGTAGATAGTTGATTGGTAATgtgaataatatttatttatggaCTAAAAATTAATTGAGATATAAATTTAAAGATTTTCACCTAGTACTACCCATGAATGTTCAATTTATGCAAACTGATAAGGTCGATTCAATTATCTAAGACATAAATTAGAACATTTCCTCATTATTGACATTTTGAAAATTAACTTGTCATTTGATAATAATATTGCAAATAAACTCATTTGGACAAAATCTGCAAATGGTGACCTATCATTTAAAGATGCCTACAATTGTATCAGGAGGAATCACATTCAACTTTCTTTGAAAAAAATTCATTTAGCATCCCATACATACCATCTGCTAAGTCATTAGTGATGTGAAAACTAATGTATAATATTACTGTAATAGAAGACAACTTAATTTGAAGAGGAATGCATATCGCTTCGAGGTGCTTTCTCTGCAATCATGATGTAGAAACTATATGCCACGTATTTCTTAGATACATATACATTTTACTTTTCTATTATTGGATAAAGCGATTGTTTGACATGAATATTGACAGAACTAGTTACAAAAGCTTATTCAAGTTTGTTGGTAGAAGTTGGAGCTCTcaaattcataatttgatcatAACTCTCATCATAATAATTCTTTGGAAAACTTAGCACACAAGAAATGATATCAGGTTTCAAAATGGTAACATTGACTTTGATAAAAACAGTTTCATGTTAAACAATTGGTCTATATGACATCTACTTCTTTCAAGGGGCACATGTATTTTTCAATTCAATAGTTTACAATTATTAAATGCTTTGACTTCAAATGTCAACCTCATCTCGCGCATACAGTCATACAAGCTAATCAATGTTTTCCTAGTCATGGTTGAATTAAGTGCAACATGAATGAAACTTCAAGAGAAAATCTTGCAATATCAACTTGTGgtgatatatatataataatttatgaaCATTCTTGAAAGCTTTTTCAGTTAAAATTGAAATTTGCATAACCTTTCAAATTGAATTGCATGAAAATATGTTTGTTATAAAATATACTAACAAGAATAATTAGAGAAAGATTTGACTAAAATCTGACCTAATATTAACTATTGGtgcattttctattttaaatattatctCTTAATATCTTAAAATTACATAGAAAAATATCTTACACACCATACAGTCCTTATATTGGctgttcttatttttatttatttttattactttgtTAATAAAATTTGACATTTTCTAATCATTTAAgagtgaaattttttattttattggaatGAGTGTCATTGGTAGTTCAACTTTGTTAGTTAAATTTAGAATTTGATGATCACTCAAGATtgaaacttttaattttattgaagtgGGTGCCATGAAAACATTTAAAGAAGTTTAAATGACCTAGAAATTGATAAATAATTCGAAGAGTTAGCCACTTAGGATGCCACtactttctttttaaaattacaaCTTGTATTTTCTAGCTATTTTCATTATACAGTTACCCTGTATATTCCAAAACAAAGCTACTAGAAAATCAAGCAAGGATTTAAATGATTTAAAGCTACCTGCAATaatcaatgaaaaattaaaagaacTCATGACAACATTTAACCAAAAGCATGTTAGATTTATGAATGAATCTGGACAAAAAAGGAAAGGAAAACAAGAATTTCCCTAAATATTCGATACTGTAACAAATAATCCTCACAATATTTTCACTTCCTATTTCAAAAACTAGTAGAATATTTGATGTAACATGCACAAAGCATATCTTAGCCTAACTTTAATTTATTACAAGGGATTTGACATGCATTCAATCTACGCATGATAAATGGTAACACTGATTAAATATAGAATAAATGCACAATCTATAATGTAGACATGCATATGAACTCTGCAAAAAGCACATGCAATTTAATATTTATGTCATATTTTTAATGCAATTGGGAgctaatcatatttaatttatctaTGTAAGTATTATCATGTcaataaaattaactaaaaatgaGGCGaagattaaaatacaaaaaaaaaaattaattaaaacgaaGGCTacctcttattttcttttaatttttgtgGTGAAATCCTCTTATTTCTTGTGACCGTGACTTCTATAGTAAAAATATtgctgaattttttttaattaagtatagttttaaaatataataaaagtgaGAATAGGGGGGAATATCTTAGATTTTGTCAAGCATAAATTTGACATactaaaaatatcaaagtttaatttattgaaattaaatctCAATCTTGTAGATAATTTGAATCTATATTGATGAACAAGAATCAATCTTTTTGATTGGTTTCTTCTCTTGTTCTTCACTCGAGTGAATCAACCACGCCTTAGTTGTAAGATGATTTACGCTGCACAGAAATTTTAGAAGAAAGAAAGACGAATTgggaaagaaaagagaaattagGATTTTGGGAGAAAAGGGGAAGAAGAAttatgctctctctctctctctctctctctctctctctctctctctctctctctcactcgaGTGAATCAACCACGCCTTAGTTGTAAGATGATTTACGCTGCACAGAAATTTTAGAAGAAAGAAAGACGAATTgggaaagaaaagagaaattagGATTTTGGGAGAAAAGGGGAAGAAGAAttatgctctctctctctctctctctctctctctctctctctctgcattcaaaACCGAAAAAGCTATTATTCAATTTTTCACCACTACTTTACAAATGATAGGGTAGCTCCCTATTTATAACTGAGATTGCGTACACCAAGCAAtctctaactaactaactaactcgtCTAAAACGTACAAACAACATGCTGAGTTTAAATTCAGCTTCGACATTTCGACAACTTCCTTCGACACACAAGGATTTCGACAACAACATACTCTGTTGAATTACTTGCTTTGACCTAATGAATTACActtttaacacaccacctaattcattttgtctaagctatctacattcatcataatTCTCAATTCCTTGAACAATTCGACCTGCACACCCTTCGTCATGATGTATGAAATATGACTCTCAGTTCTGAAGTGTTCAAAGTTCAACTTTCCATTTGCTACTCTCTCTCGAAGATAATGAAACCTCATTTTGATGTGTTTGCTTCTTCCATGTGCTATCAAATTCTTCGCCAGATTGATAGAAGACatgttgtcgatcttcatggtaatagATCCATGATTCTTCGTTGGTCTTCGACCAAATTCACTATCCACATTGCTTGACACACACAAAGAGAAGCaactatgtactctgcttcacaCGAAGGCAATGCTACTACTGGTTCTTTTCTTAAGCTCCAAGCAAccggtgcaccacctagcataaacacataaccagtTGTGGATTTTCTATCCttagcatcactacaccaacttgagTCGGTGTAATCCACCagcttgcattcttttccttcatTAGCTGCAGGAAAAAAAATGACATAGTCGAGAGTACCTTTGAGATACCTTAGTATCCTATTCGTAGCTGTGAGATAAGATACCTTAGggttctgcatgaatctactcacCATACCTACATTGTATGCTAGATCAGGCCTAGTGTGACAAAGGTATATTAATGATCCAATGATTCTTCTGTAATGTGTTGGGTCAACATTATCTTCATCTGAGTCTTTCGACAATTGCAGTCTTGGTTCACCAGGTGTCCAGGTTGCACTGCAGTCTTCCATCTCCATTTTTTGAGTATTTCACTTGCATAtattctttgatgcatcatcaggactctactactcttgtagaaattgataccaaggaagtatgaaataTTGCCCAGATTTGACATTTTGAACTGCTTGCaaagatcacctttgaagtctttgatctctttcttgcagctacctgttattaacaagtcatcaacatagagacacaaTATAAGCAACTCACTTTTTCTTCTTCTAACATATCCTTCATGCTCAATTATGCACTTCTCAAATTTCTTCTCTCTTAGGAAACTACCTATATTCTTATTCCAATCTCTTGGACCTTGTTTGagtccatacagggctttatgcaaCCTGCATGCCTTGCTTTCTTGGCATTGTTTCATAAACCCATCTGGTTGtgcaacataaacttcttcatctaataGGCCATTTAGAAATGTACATTTCATATTCATCTGACACATATTCCAGTTGTTCATGTATGCTGGACCAACAACCAATCTAATTGTTTCAATTCTAGCAACTAGTGCAAAAACTTTGTCAAAGTCAATTTCTTCTTTTCgaagaaatcctttcgccacaagTTTTGCTTTGTGTCGAATTACTTCTCCTCCAGGATTCAGCTTCACCTTGTATCTTTACATCTA comes from Vicia villosa cultivar HV-30 ecotype Madison, WI unplaced genomic scaffold, Vvil1.0 ctg.000434F_1_1, whole genome shotgun sequence and encodes:
- the LOC131628231 gene encoding secreted RxLR effector protein 161-like yields the protein MEMEDCSATWTPGEPRLQLSKDSDEDNVDPTHYRRIIGSLIYLCHTRPDLAYNVGMVSRFMQNPKVSYLTATNRILRYLKGTLDYVIFFPAANEGKECKLVDYTDSSWCSDAKDRKSTTGYVFMLGGAPVAWSLRKEPVVALPSCEAEYIVASLCVCQAMWIVNLVEDQRRIMDLLP